In the Arachis stenosperma cultivar V10309 chromosome 8, arast.V10309.gnm1.PFL2, whole genome shotgun sequence genome, CTGATATTATGAGGTATGCCTCAGGAGGGATTTCAAACTGAGCTTTACTTCGGCCGCCACCGGTGAAAGAAAGCGCCATAGGCTTGAAGTATTTTCTGACTTCATGTATGCTTCTGAAAGGTCTTCTACCATGCCAACATTGAGGGAGAGTGTGATCATCATGTGCTTCTTTTAAAGGCTTCCCAGCTAACTCCTTATTTAACTATACAATTGAAATTCAACAAAAGAACCATGTTAATAAGTAAATAATCTTGCATTATGAAATTGACACAATGTTAGTACAAGTGCATAGTAGTAAATGTTTATTGATTTTCAGTTTTTCAACTGACCCAAGAAATTGCTGCTTGGTAAGCCATGGAATTGAAGTAAGTGTAAGAACTGCCAGTGTCAAAAACACCATGGAGATTTCCAATCCCAGTTCTCTTTCCTCCCAAAAGGAGTTCAGCTGGCCCAGCTGAGTAATGTTTGCTGATACACATCACAAAGTTGGAGTTATGAATAGTCATAGTAATAAATgtggaaaaataaagataaaaattttagttgAGACGATAATAATAGTTGTCATTGTCCGTTATGAAGTTTAAGAATTTGAGTCAACCAgtgaatattattattagtagacATTAAATGGAAGATATGGTTTTGGTTGAGATTTGACTTACAAATGTGTGGATGTCATAGGAGTCCAAGTGAGTCTAGAAGAGTCAAAAACATGACCAAAATAGATATAGCCTCCCCCTTGTGAACTCAAGCAGTGTCCAACTACATTTCTAACCAAACCCTGACTATTAAGCTGTGAAACCAAGCTTGATCTTCCCCTTCCAAGACCAAGCATTCCATCCAATGGATGGTATGAATGCTCTTGAAATAACTGATCATATCCACATCCAAGTGCCATTCTAACTCTCAGTTGGATTCCATTTGTGAAGTTCAGAAGGTACACAtcattcacaagaacaccaagggaaGAGTAATGATCTGCATACTCAACTTCATAGTCACATTGGTGTGGCTGCTCACATTCATATGCTTCATTCTGATGCAATGATGCACACATTGGATCCCTACATGCCACCAAGTCATTGCTTGGCCGGTACAACGGATGCGGCGTCTgtcacaaaaataaaacaataacaCCTGACGTCGTTTGATCTATGTAACCAGTTTCATTTAGCGAgataaaattttatgattattgtaataaaaattaaagaaatttttttgTACTTAGTCAAAATCTTATAATTGCTTGAGTTTATACTTGTAACTTGTTACACTAAGCTAATATATTTCTACACTATTAAATAGTGTAAAACTTATCTcatatcaattttaattttgggATCCTAGCAAG is a window encoding:
- the LOC130946144 gene encoding aspartic proteinase Asp1-like, whose protein sequence is MMKGTKKLLLPGSLLLVFLLCCSTCSAWFGSSSSNSNKHKTISSNYGNGRRNSIPLDEPSSSSSSSSSSSSSWLSSSLLNQYRASSSVVFRVHGNVYPVGFYNVTLNIGHPPRPYYLDIDTGSDLTWLQCDAPCTHCTQTPHPLYRPSNDLVACRDPMCASLHQNEAYECEQPHQCDYEVEYADHYSSLGVLVNDVYLLNFTNGIQLRVRMALGCGYDQLFQEHSYHPLDGMLGLGRGRSSLVSQLNSQGLVRNVVGHCLSSQGGGYIYFGHVFDSSRLTWTPMTSTHFKHYSAGPAELLLGGKRTGIGNLHGVFDTGSSYTYFNSMAYQAAISWLNKELAGKPLKEAHDDHTLPQCWHGRRPFRSIHEVRKYFKPMALSFTGGGRSKAQFEIPPEAYLIISNMGNVCLGILNGSEVGMGDLNLIGDISMQDKVMVFDNEKMMIGWAPADCDKIPKSRHANI